From Calliphora vicina chromosome 3, idCalVici1.1, whole genome shotgun sequence:
gctggctggctggctctTAAATACTCGTACGTCTGTTTACTCGAATGGCGTTTATCATGTCATGCTGTACAACATAATGACATTTTTATAATGTtcataactttgttttttatacaaacaatttttttggtttttatttattttgtttaataaaaagtgCATTAGAAATTATCGTTTGACAAAGTAAACACTGTGACAGTAAAGACATTAGTTAAGTTATTTGAGAATTCATTGATTGTagggaaatataaaatttaaattgaataggatttaaaataatataaagtttattTCATAGTTTTGATAtggaaatttatatatgtatttctttaagaagtaaaatgttattaaaaaagcaACTCATTAAACAAAACTGTTAGTTTTATAACTATAATTACATAtgaatttattagttttttttattcttcaatatggaaattaatcaaatatttgAAAGACTCATGATTTTTTTAGACAATCAATCACAATCACTTCCAAAAGACTATTAAACCCGTGTATTTGCATGCATAGGAAAGCCTACTTAATTACAATACAATTAGTTTTTTACACCATAAACGATTTACTAAATGGTGGCTGCTTCAAAGCTGAAGTCTGTAATTGAGGATTGATGCCGCTTAAATACTTTGGTTGGCGACCGATTGGAAGGAGGGAGATGAAAATTCATTCATGGTTTGAGGAAGAATATaatgtttttcaaattattttttattttgaaaaatgttttagcaGATAATGCCAATCAAAGTCGCCTGTCATCAAAGAAgcaattttaaatggaaaattatgtaaataataaattgaagaCATATTTGAAATGAGAAAATGCTTTAGGAACTAGTTCGCAAtacaatttattcaaaattgtaaTATTAACACAATATACATATCTATTCAATTTTAGTTTGATTTGTAGAATTCAATGTCTTTCTTTCTCAATAAATTGCCTAtaaattaagaacttattttcaaattacTAATTACCAATTGCCATCTCTACATATTCTCAGAATTAGTTCCTTAAAGCAATTTGTTGTGCATTTTTTCCTTAATATCCCTAGATCATTAACAGCTCATTGCCACTTCTGCAGGGGGTCTTCGACGGTACGAACGATATTTACTTGTGGTTGTGGCATAAAAGTAAAGAGAAAATCCACCTTCAACCTTTTGGCAAAATACAATATGAAATTCAAGAAGAAAAAACGCTTCGTAGAAACATAAATACACATGCCAATTTAATGGAATGCTGCAAAGGAAATCAAGATGCCCAACGATTTGTATAAAGTGGCGCCTTTTTTGCATAAGCAAAAActctaccaaattttattaaatgaaaaagaCAAAATccacacaaaaaaaagaagaccATGAAACTGATGTCGtgtgtaaattaaaatacaGTGGTTTGGAAGGgtgcaaaataaaatataaatacatatgctGGTTGAAATACAAAATCACATTGATTGAAACCAAACTGAGCCTACATAAAGACATACGATTGCAGCCAACCTCAGACTAAATAAATTTCTACGATTCAAACCAACCTGAGACATAAACGCACACGTTTCAAgcctacataaagacctaagattgaagccaAACTGGGACCTGCCTACGGGACAACATAAAGACTTGCGATTGAAATCGACCTGAAATTACAcagagacctacgattgaagctaaactgggactacaaagagacctacgattgaacctaaactgggactacaaagagaccaacgattgaagctaatgagAGACTACATAGAGACCTACGAATGAAGCCAAATGGGGGCTACATAGAGACCTACAAATGAAGCCAAACTGGGACTAcatagagacctacgattgaagctgatgAGGGACTACATAGAGACCTACGAATTAAGCCAAATGGGGGCTACATacagacttacgattgaagctaaactgggactacaaagagaccaacgattgaagataaTGAGGGACTAcatagagacctacgattgaagccaaatgGGGGCTAcatagagacctacgattgaagccaaactgGGACTACAAagagaccaacgattgaagctaatgagGGACTACATAGAGACCTACGAATAAAGCCAAACTCGGACAAcatagagacctacgattgaagccaaactgGGGCTAcatagagacctacgattgaagccaaactgCGACTACAAAGataccaacgattgaagctcatgAGGGACTACATAGAGACCTACGAATAAAGCCAAACTCGGACTAcatagagacctacgattgaagctgatgAGGGACTACATAGAGGCCTACGATTAAAGTCAAACTGGGACTACATAGAGACCTACGAATAAAGCCAAActtggactacataaagacctacgattgaagccaaatgGGGGCTAcatagagacctacgattgaatccAAACCGGGATTACAAagagaccaacgattgaagctaatgagGCACTACATAGAGATCTACCATTGATGCCAAATGGGGGCTAcatagagacctacgattgaaaccaAACTGGGACTACAAagagaccaacgattgaagctaatgagGGACAACATAGAGACCTACGAATGAAGCCAAATGGGGGCTAcatacagacctacgattgaagccaaactgGGACTACAAAGAAaccaacgattgaagataaTGAAGGACTAtatagagacctacgattgaagccaaatgGGGGCTACATAGAGACCTACGAATGAAGCCAAACTGGGACTACAAagagaccaacgattgaagctaatgagGCACTACATAGAGACCTACCATTGAAGCCAAATGGGGGATAtatagagacctacgattgaaaccaAACTGGGACTACAAAGAGACCAACCATTGAAGCTAATGAGGGACAACATAGAGACCTACGAATGAAGCCAAATGGGGGCTAcatacagacctacgattgaagctgatgAGGGACTACATAGAGGCCTACGATTAAAGTCAAACTGGGACCACATAGAGACCTACGAATAAAGCCAAActtggactacataaagacctacgattgaagccaaatgGGGGCTAcatagagacctacgattgaaaccaAACCGGGATTACAAagagaccaacgattgaagctaatgagGCACTACATAGAGATCTACCATTGAAGCCAAATGGGGGCTAcatagagacctacgattgaaaccaAACTGGGACTACAAagagaccaacgattgaagctaatgagGGACAACATAGAGACCTACGAATGAAGCCAAATGGGGGCTAcatacagacctacgattgaagccaaactgGGACTACAAAGAAaccaacgattgaagataaTGAGGGACTAtatagagacctacgattgaagccaaatgGGGGCTACATAGAGACCTACGAATGAAGCCAAACTGGGACTACAAagagaccaacgattgaagctaatgagGCACTACATAGAGACCTACCATTGAAGCCAAATGGGGGCTATATAGAGACCTACGAACCTACAAagagaccaacgattgaagctaatgagGCACTACATAGAGACCTACCATTGAAGCCAAATGGGGGCTAtatagagacctacgattgaagccaaatgGGGGCTACATAGAGACCTACGAATGAAGCCAAACTGGGACTACAAAGAAaccaacgattgaagataaTGAGGGACTATATAGAGACCTACCATTGAAGCCAAATGGGGGCTAtatagagacctacgattgaagccaaactgGGACTACAAAGAAaccaacgattgaagataaTGAGGGACTATATAGAGACCTACGAATGAAGCCAAATGGGGGCTAcatagagacctacgattgaagccaaactgGGACTACAAagagaccaacgattgaagctactgAGGGACTACATGGAGACCTACAAATGAAGCCAAACTGGGACAACAAagagaccaacgattgaagctactgAGGGACTACATGGAGACCTACAAATGAAGCCAAACTGGGACTAcatagagacctacgattgaagctgatgAGGGACTACATAGAGGCCTTCGATTAAAGTCAAACTGGGACTACATAGAGACCTACGAACAAAGCCAAActtggactacataaagacctacgattgaagccaaatgGGGGCTAcatagagacctacgattgaaaccaAACCGGGATTACAAagagaccaacgattgaagctaatgagGCACTACATAGAGACCTACCATTGAAGCCAAATGGGGGCTAcatagagacctacgattgaaaccaAACTGGGACTACAAagagaccaacgattgaagctaatgagGGAAAACATAGAGACCTACGAATGAAGCCAAATGGGGGTAcatacagacctacgattgaagccaaactgGGACTACAAagagaccaacgattgaagataaTGAGGGACTACATAGAGACCTACGAATGAAGCCAAATGGGGGCTACATAGAGACCTACGTTTGAAGCCAAATTGGGAATACATAGAGACCCACAATTGAAGTCAAACTTGTACTACATTTAAAGCCAAACTTGAACCACATAGAGAcctccgattgaagctaatgtGGCATTAAATAAAGACCAAAGAGAGAAGTTTATTTGGAATTACATAAAAACCTGAAATTAAAGCTAATacttattttcaatttctttggAATCAGTAAAAGGTTTCTAAATAATTTACTTAATCATTAGCTTCCTTCTAACCCACTGTTGCAGATCACATTTTCATTTGCAACATTAAACATTCATGGCAATGACAATTAATGTTGGCGATGAGTTTAAAGCTACACAatcgtcatcatcattatcCGCAAAAGAAACATTTTACAAATCCAATTCCAACTGCTGCAGCAGCATCTCCACTACAGACTATGTAAAACCCTATAGAGGAGATGACGGAGCTGTAGGCTGACGACCTTCCCCCACTTTAagaattattgttattatatgctgcagcaaaagaaaaaaaacagataAAAATCACAGTTGTTCTTTCTGTAGCAGCCAAATGATAAACTGCTCATTTACACACACTTATATAACAGTCCGCAATAAAAAAGATACATTTTacacaagaaaaacaaaaaaccaaataataatattttaaagtaaatccGTATCTTTTATTCGTACACATATGGAGTGTAAATTATACATGTATCTGCATGTTTGTCCACAATATTATAACTCTGGATGCTGGAATacagcaaagaaaaaaaatataattataattgcTCCCACGACTTTGTTTTCAATATGGACATGGTAGAATATGCTAagggtttttctttttttttgttaaaacgtaataaaaataaagcaacAGCAACAGAACAAATAAACACAAGTTTATTACGAAAATGTTTCAGTTGTCGTGTTtttctgttgctgctgctgtgaCCAACAGATATTTTTTAATGAGTAACTCGTACGATTGTTGTCATTGCTGCTTGTTGTCGTTGGTTGCTGTGTTGTTTCTTGTTTGTTGACCATTTCATTTTAACGCATATTAATTTCAGGATTTTTGTATTCTGTTGCTGTTAATTTTCCCAGCTCTCTCATGTTGTCCCCAACAATTTGATTAATTGTCGACATTTAATTATGTACATTGTTGATATTGTTGCTGTTTGTaaagtgttgttgttttttttatttggcccTTTATTTTCCATTCGCTGTTGTCAACTTAATATCTTTACTCATTTATCGCTGTACAAAATTATGATGATCACTACTTGTTTGACAATAAAACTCTCTACGTGTTTTGGACTCCAGCTTTCTTGCTCTCTTGTGAAGTGATGATGATTTTGATAATAGATTTAATGATGCCACATAGAATTTTGGAAGGATAGAAATCACTATAATATAGGGAAAAGGAGGATCAGCTACTGCAATTACGAAAAAATTGGGAATCAGAAACGGGAAAGATCTTGCCTTACTATCACTAGAAATCTCTGtagattgaaattaaatatacgATCAAATATACGATACCCCTCAAAACATTAAATAACAAAACTATATTCAATCTAAGACAACCTATGAATTAGTCAtaggaaatattaaatatttcatttctggaatttttatttaaatccctATTAGTAATAACAATTATCTGGCAACCTTTATCTCGATTACACTATCAGCAGCATCTATAATATCGCCCTCTCCATcatcatattcatttaatattttattctgttattttgttcacttttttCGTTTagctcagtttttttttttggttccttatcagattttttgtttaatgaaacataaaataaaacacagtCAAAGGAATTATTAACTACTATAGTATGGCATCGTGTGACCACATTAAAAGAGGTTCCCTTTATTGTTGTGGCTCCAAAACAGGAGgagaagatgatgatgatgatggcgaTGATGCTGTTGCTGATGCTGACGACTAGTTTGACtgtttcataaatatgtatgtgggAGATCATAAACTttataatttattgttaaattctCATTTCAGCTCAGTAGTTAATTAGTTTTTGATATATGACTTTGtttaatgttcaataattaaAGTGGCTTTTACGAGAGCTCGCATTAAAGTTGACTTGAATGAAATGTAGTTAACTGGCTATAAATAAAGGCATTATGTATTAATaaccaattaaaaatattgaaagattTTAAGTAGCAGCAGTTTAAAGTTGTTGGTTTTAGAGAAGAATTTgttatctataaattaaatgtggattaaatgcaaaaattatttaagtttataTATATGGAGGGTTGGACTAAAAGTCTTTGTGGTAGCAAAAATGTGCTTAATCTTTAAGACCAAATTGATTATAGCACTCCAAAGCACTTCATTTCCAAATAGATCAGCTTCTCCATCTTGGATGGAGAGTTTCTCCCTTTTCGCAGGGAGCTTTTCCATTACATAGACCACTCTAGAAGGAAAGAACAAACTGACTGTGGTATTTGGATGTCCTTTCTGCTCCTATAAAATACCACATTGATTATAGCACTCCAAAGCCCTTCTTCTCCAAAAAGGTAAGCTTCCCAATCTTGGATGAAGGGTGTCTCTTTCTTCGCTGAGAGATTTTCCTTTATACAGACCACTGTAGAAGGAAAGAACGAATTGACTGTGGTATTTGGATGTCCTTTCGGCtcctaaaatattttgatattcttATCTTCCTTCATCGCAGAAAACATTTACACGATTCCAGAATGGGGAACAAAGTCTGGATAATCTTTAAGACCATATAGATTTTAGCACTCCAAAACCCTTCTTCTCCAAAAAGATCAGCATCTCGATCTCGGATAAGGGGTTTCTCCTTCTCCACCTGGAAATTTTCCGTTATACAGAAGACTCTAGAAGAAAACTGTGGTATATGGATGTCTTTTCAGCTCCCAAAATATTGTGGTATTCTTATATTCCTTCCTCGCAGGAAACCTTTTCGGTTACACGATTCCATAATGGGTAACAAAGTGTGGATAATATTTCAGATTACATTGATTATAGCACTCCAAAGCCCTtcttcttcaaaaattttagcttctcGATCTCGGATGGAGGGTTGCTCCCTTTTCGCAGGGAGGTTTTCCACTATACAGATCACTATAGAAGGAAAGAACGAATTGACTGTGGTATTTGGATGACTTTTCGGCTCCCAAAATATTATGATATTCTTTTCTTCCTTCTTTGCAGGAAACCTTTTCGGTTACACGATTCCAGAATAGGGAACAAAGTGTGTATAATATTTCAGAGCATATTGATTATAGTACTCCAAAGCCCTTCTTATCCAAAAATATCAGCTTCTCGATCTTGGAATGTAGATTTTTCCCGTTTCGCATTCCAGTTTTCCATTACACAGACCTCTCTAGAAGAACAGAACTAATCGACTTTGGTATTTGGATGACCTTTCGGCTCGTTTCTTCGCAGGAAGCTAGAATGGGGAACAAAGTGTGGATATTTATTCAGATCACATTGATTATATCACTCCAAAGCCCTTCTTCTCCAAAAAGATCAGCTTCTCGATATCTCTTCTTCTTCCATTATGCAGGCTGTTCTATAAGGAGAGAAGGAATTGGCGgtggaatataaattattgtcgTATTCTTATCTTCCAACATTGTGGAAGACTTAGAGACAGAATTCTAGTCCCCATCCAAGTGAAGAAATTGTAGACAACTCTGAGTAATTTATCAAACCACACAAGTCATTAATATTGCCATCCATTATGACAATATTTCGTGTTCATGTGAAGGGTCAGTTATTTTGCCAGATTTTGAACAAGCTACTCTAAACTCAATGATCAAAGTAAGACCACTCTttagtttgaattttataaatttgcatgACACTTGGATAGTTCTTCCTTGCTTAATTTTTCGTAGATTTGAATAAGCATCACTTTACTCGATGAACGACAATCTACCACTCATTTATTTTAATCACAATCCATCGCTTTAGGCTGAGATAATATGAATATGTCATAAGGAAGCCCTTGTCCAATTCCGTGTGCTTTTGTTCGAAACATGCAGAACGACTATGAATCACTCAAGTAGTATTCTATCCAAATCTTTTTGTGGTTGTGAAGATATTATATTTACGATTAACAGTTGATCAGAAAGGACAAAAAACTCAACGATTATTTTCAAGAAGGAAACGTTAAGTATCTTCCTCATACACTCGACTAGAGACTGTCTTGCTTCggtatttgatttgattttacaTGATACAGGTACGTTTTATTCTTCATCAGAGGAACACTTTTCGGATACAAAAAAGGTTCTAGAAAGAGATAACGAATTGGCAGTGTTGTTTGCATCCAATATGGAATATGAATGTGCTTTAGATTTCCAAATTAATTTCGTATTCATTAGATTGAAGTATATAGTTcagtatttccaaaaattgatGTCGACACATTCGACTGGCACTCTTAAGGATTCATAGGTATGACAGCTCCAAGAactacaaattattattatgacCTGTGGTTCCTATAAGGAACAAAGGGCCACCACAAACTGATTCCATTCAGTTCTGTCATTCTACCGATGCCATGTGTTCCCATGGCCTTTGTTGTCGGGTCCCAGTTGCGCATTTACATCGCCCATTAGTAGCACTATATTGCCTCGTGGTATTGTAGAGATAACTTGGTTCGGATGACTGTAAAAGTTGTCCTTTTCAGTAATATCATATATCTCTGTAGGTGCATGATATCATGTAAGGCTTCTTTGGACAATAGTATGCCAACACCACTTGTTTTTGGTTGGTTCTCTGGCGTGCCAGAGTAAAGAAGTGTGAAGTTGTCAGAGGTTTTGTATTCGCCTGTTCCTGGCCTCGCACAATCCTAGGAGTAGCAGGGTGTACCTCGTGAATTCTCTGCATACTTGGGCGAGTTTTGAAGGAACAAGAAGTGTGCGTAGTTCCAATTCTCGTTGTCGTTTTCATGCTAAATGTCGTCATCGCACAGTGTGGtagatcgcaaatctaactggacaaaattaataaatcaagttgggttcacttctcacttatgaatcatataaaaaatgagttcaaatatataaacgattattaaaaaactttttttcgcaaagtattttgggagtttttacccattcttcaaaaattttctttcgtgaaaaagtagaagtcatactgaaaaagtgaaaaaatttatggcggtcgcaagaatgcgcaagatttttttgatttaccttgaaATGAACACTTGAAAGATTAACTCGAATAtacagtgccgaacttaagtattggcacaggatgctcattgtactttaaggACTATTTAAAGGCCGTATTGTAgagatttttaatcaaaaaatatatttaccagATAGACTGatgaatttcctacaaaatataaacaacatcatttcaacaatttaataccactatttattaataacaaaactacATGAAAATACTTAACttcaatgaacaaaattattggcacacttcattaaaagctaaaaaaacatttcatttacgaagcaatattggaaaatttaatatattgtttTGCTTTATAACTGCCTCGATTAGCTTAGGCATGAATCCACCAACTTGTTTGTGATATCTGACCCAATACTTTGCCATTCTTCAACTAATGCCTTTTTCACTCGCTTATCTAGCTCTTCCCACAGATGCTCTATTGGGTTGAAATCCGGAGATTGTGGAGTGTGTAGTAAGACATgcgaaatattgtatgaaagcCACATACGTCCAGTATAGGCCGAATGTTTGGGATCATTGTCATGTCATGAAAATggtaaatttaacttttctgcACTTTTCCTGAGGTGTATCCGTATATTTAACTTTGTCCATTATTTCGTCAATGAACACCAGCTCTCCAACCCCTGAAGCGGACATACAACCCCACACAATTACCTCTCCAGCACCATGTTTTACTATtgaagcaatattttgtttttccagctctttattggtttttttctataccgtttgacggccatcagagcgaaaaatattaaatttgtttgcatcaGAGAATAGCACTTGGTGCTAAAAATCATGTGGCTTACGTAAATTCCTAAACAGCATATTCTAAACGCTTCTTTTGGTTCACAgatgaaataaatggtttacgCCTAGCAATACGACAACTATAGTTTGTCTTCTGGAGCACTCTTCTGGCTATTGCTGCGTGAACTTCATTCCCAAACTCTTCTTTAATCTCTGCAGCAACCTGTGTTGAAGATATTTTTGGACATAACTTGACCTTTTTGATTATATGGCTGTATTTACGCTCACTTAAGAATCTAGGACGACCTGTATGTTTAGCACTTTCAAGTGTTGATGTTGCCTTAAAACGTTCCACGATACTCCAAATTGTAAAAAGGCTTCTTTCCATAATCTCCACAATCTCAGcatatgattttccttgattgtgCAAGTGAAGCATGATTTTGCGCTCAGATTctgttgtttccttttttttcgttagccattttcagcaaaattgataattattgtactcattttttacaaattgacattaatagttttagaaacgaaaactgttaaataaaagaagataaaatcgcattttcaaagaaaaaaagtgGATAGATCGATCAAATTTGAAGAATCTGGTTAAGTGTGCCAATAGTTTTGTTCTACGGAATTG
This genomic window contains:
- the LOC135955422 gene encoding uncharacterized protein LOC135955422, with amino-acid sequence MLHLHNQGKSYAEIVEIMERSLFTIWSIVERFKATSTLESAKHTGRPRFLSERKYSHIIKKVKLCPKISSTQVAAEIKEEFGNEVHAAIARRVLQKTNYSCRIARRKPFISSVNQKKRLEYAV